The following proteins are encoded in a genomic region of Zea mays cultivar B73 chromosome 9, Zm-B73-REFERENCE-NAM-5.0, whole genome shotgun sequence:
- the LOC100217109 gene encoding nuclear transcription factor Y subunit C-4 isoform X1, whose protein sequence is MEPSPQPMGVAAGGSQVYPASAYPPAATVAPASVVSAGLQSGQPFPANPGHMSAQHQIVYQQAQQFHQQLQQQQQQQLQQFWVERMTEIEATTDFKNHNLPLARIKKIMKADEDVRMISAEAPVVFAKACEIFILELTLRSWMHTEENKRRTLQKNDIAAAITRTDIYDFLVDIVPRDEMKEDGIGLPRAGLPPMGAPADAYPYYYMPQQQVPGSGMVYGAQQGHPVTYLWQEPQQQQEQAPEEQQSA, encoded by the coding sequence ATGGAACCATCCCCTCAGCCTATGGGTGTCGCTGCCGGTGGGTCACAAGTGTATCCTGCCTCTGCCTATCCGCCTGCAGCAACAGTAGCTCCTGCTTCTGTTGTATCTGCTGGTTTACAGTCAGGGCAGCCATTCCCAGCCAATCCTGGTCATATGAGTGCTCAGCACCAGATTGTCTACCAACAAGCTCAACAATTCCACCAACAGctccagcagcaacaacaacagcagcttCAGCAGTTCTGGGTTGAACGCATGACTGAAATTGAGGCGACGACTGATTTCAAGAACCACAACTTGCCACTTGCGAGGATAAAGAAGATCATGAAGGCCGATGAAGATGTTCGCATGATCTCAGCTGAAGCTCCTGTAGTCTTTGCAAAAGCTTGTGAGATATTCATACTGGAGCTGACACTTAGGTCGTGGATGCACACTGAGGAGAACAAGCGCCGCACCTTGCAAAAGAATGACATTGCAGCAGCGATCACTAGGACTGACATTTATGACTTCTTGGTCGACATTGTTCCCAGGGATGAGATGAAGGAGGACGGAATTGGGCTTCCTAGGGCTGGTCTGCCACCCATGGGAGCCCCAGCTGATGCATATCCATACTACTACATGCCACAGCAGCAGGTGCCTGGTTCTGGAATGGTTTATGGTGCCCAGCAAGGGCACCCAGTGACTTATTTGTGGCAGGAGCCTCAGCAACAGCAGGAGCAAGCTCCTGAAGAGCAGCAATCTGCATGA